Genomic DNA from Candidatus Eisenbacteria bacterium:
CGAAGCCCGGCCCGCCATAGAGAAGCTTCCCCGAGCTTCTGCGCGACGGCGTCGCGTTCTCGTAGTCGATCCCATCGCCGGCGGTCATCGCCCCCCAGAAGTTGAAGGCTCGGGCCGGACGGGCGCCGAGCCGGACGATCCCCTTCTTCAGGTCGTAGCTCGCCCCGGCATATCGTTCCATGATACGCAGGAAGTGCGGATTGATATAGCTCTGCCAGCGTCCGTCCGCGTGGACCGAGACTTCGATCTTCTCATCCGTCACCGTGCCGTCGTGATCCTCCACCATCTCGGCCTCGACGCCGAAGCTCGCGCGCGTGATCCAGTCCGTGTCTGCCGGCCACCATGTGCGATACAGCTCGACCTGCTTCTCCCGCGTGTCCACTCTCGGGACGAACCCGGCATCCGCGCGGAAGTCCTTGCCCATCTCCGACAGGGAGGCGGACCACGACCAGTCCCTTGTTTCGTGCGCGTAGCCGATCACGGCCGCCTGGTCCCGGAGCCGGCCCTGAGGCAGCCCCTCCTCCGCCGCCACGCCGCGCGGATACCGCGTCGAAGACTCGAGCGCCTGCAGAACGAGCGTCTCGCTACGCCCCAATCGCAGGTGCCCATCGAGACCGGCCACGTGATTGTGATACTCCCCCCCCTCGCGAATGGTCCCGATCATCCCCAGGGTCGAGCCGGCGCCCACATCGGCCCGGAGCCGCAGGACGCCCCCCGTGATCTCCTCGTCCAGAAGCAGCGGCGCGCTCCGGGAGGGGAGAATGAGCAGAGTCGACTCGTCGCGCGTCACGAATCCGCCCACGGTGTTCCCCGCTTCCTTCCCCGTGAGCTTGACGCCCCAGATCGGGTCGACGACCGTCCGCGTGTGGACCGTGGCGATCGCGGTCGCGAAGAAGTCGCCCCCCTCCTGGAAGAACGGCCTCTTCTCCGGGTAGAAGATCGCGTAGCGTTTGTTGACCGTGAGCTGCGCTGCGTCGGCCTCGACCTGCGAGAAGTCGGGGTTGAGAGTCCCGTTCAGGCTCCAGTTGGGCGTCACCGCCCAGCGCATGCTGAGGCTCGGCTCCCCCTTCGGCTTTCCATTCCCGAGCTCCGCGCGCGGGGGGTCGCCGGAGACCGTCTTGGTCTCGTCGATCCGCTCCATCGTGAAGGCGGGGTCGAGCTCCAAGCTGCGTCCGGGGGTCACGCCCTCGAAGCCCGCCAGCTTGTCGTACTGGCAGACGATGCAGTTGCGCCCGCGGTCGAAGGGGATCGAGCCGAGCTGATGGCGGACGGTCCGAGGGTAGTTCCGGTAGAGCTGGAATCCCCATGTCTGCGGCCCTTCCGCGCGGGGGAACCGGAGGGACGTGAACGGGATCGCGATCTCCACCTGGTAGCCTTCGCTCGTCAGCCGGCCGGCCGAGCTCCAGATCGCGTCCCAGGACGGGTCCTCCTCTTGCTCCTCTTCGGTGCTCATGTCGTTGCGCGAGAAGTCGGTTTGCACGCCGAGCGGATTCGAGATGAAGGCGACTGCGCGCCGCTCATCGTTGAAGGGATCGAGCATGACGCCGACGGCGTCATCGAACGGCATCGGGTCGCGATCGGTGAGCCGCGCCCGAACATCCGAGGGGCGGTCGTCGTAGGCGCGAAACGCGACGTAGAGGGCATCGTTGTCGTAGGCGAGCCTGGCCTCCGTGCGGACCGGTGCCGCGACGTTCTCGCCTGGCGACACCTCGTAGCCGATCTCGACGGTCACCGCGTTCCGCCAGGCATCCTCGTCGAGCGCCCCGTCGACCCGGATCGCGGAGTGGGTTCGGCTGATCGAATAGACCCTGGCCTCGCGCGAAGAGCCCCCTTCGCTTGCGAGGGCCCGCTCGGATGCCCAGGGTGCGAGCGCGAGGAAGCAGATCCACATGAGCGCCGGAACTCGAGATCCGGTCAGAAGGTTGCGACCCACCGCCCCCGCCGCGACCTGGGCATCATCCGGCCCACCGTCTCTTCTCTCGCGCACGCGCGCCCTGTCGGACATCCCTATCCGCCTCCCTCCTATCCGTTCCCGCCGCGGCACCCATCGAAAGGCCTGCCGTGCGGGCGGGGCGCCGCCATTCACAACTGCTCCCGGCGCCTCGACATTCTACGAGTAGATCGCCTCGGTGTTGCGCGCATTGTCGCGCCCCGACCGGAGGGCTACGCTCCTCTCCAAACGGGTCCAGCGGCCGATGCAACTCTCCGGCCGGCGCGCCCGTAGAATAGCCTGAACCGCCGCCGGCCGGGAGACCCAGCAGAGGAGGTTCCCACGATGCGCCTTCGCGTCCGTCCCCTTGGAGCAGGCCTCAGCCGACAGATGCCCCCCGTAATCGGGATCGGTCTCCTGCTTGCGCTTTGCCCG
This window encodes:
- a CDS encoding carbohydrate binding family 9 domain-containing protein; this encodes MSDRARVRERRDGGPDDAQVAAGAVGRNLLTGSRVPALMWICFLALAPWASERALASEGGSSREARVYSISRTHSAIRVDGALDEDAWRNAVTVEIGYEVSPGENVAAPVRTEARLAYDNDALYVAFRAYDDRPSDVRARLTDRDPMPFDDAVGVMLDPFNDERRAVAFISNPLGVQTDFSRNDMSTEEEQEEDPSWDAIWSSAGRLTSEGYQVEIAIPFTSLRFPRAEGPQTWGFQLYRNYPRTVRHQLGSIPFDRGRNCIVCQYDKLAGFEGVTPGRSLELDPAFTMERIDETKTVSGDPPRAELGNGKPKGEPSLSMRWAVTPNWSLNGTLNPDFSQVEADAAQLTVNKRYAIFYPEKRPFFQEGGDFFATAIATVHTRTVVDPIWGVKLTGKEAGNTVGGFVTRDESTLLILPSRSAPLLLDEEITGGVLRLRADVGAGSTLGMIGTIREGGEYHNHVAGLDGHLRLGRSETLVLQALESSTRYPRGVAAEEGLPQGRLRDQAAVIGYAHETRDWSWSASLSEMGKDFRADAGFVPRVDTREKQVELYRTWWPADTDWITRASFGVEAEMVEDHDGTVTDEKIEVSVHADGRWQSYINPHFLRIMERYAGASYDLKKGIVRLGARPARAFNFWGAMTAGDGIDYENATPSRRSSGKLLYGGPGF